A portion of the Acanthopagrus latus isolate v.2019 chromosome 21, fAcaLat1.1, whole genome shotgun sequence genome contains these proteins:
- the mrps14 gene encoding 28S ribosomal protein S14, mitochondrial isoform X2 has product MAAHRIACLGFNALYSSVCAPQQALRSCWGAVEQVRSYYVDWRMVRDVKRRQMAFDYADERLRINALRKNTILPKELQELADKEIAALPRDSCPVRIRNRCVLTSRPRGVKRRWRLSRIVFRHLADHNQMSGILRARW; this is encoded by the exons ATGGCGGCCCACAGGATTGCATGTCTAGGGTTTAATGCCCTTTACTCCTCTGTCTGCGCCCCACAGCAG GCCCTGAGGAGCTGCTGGGGTGCggtggagcaggtgaggagTTACTACGTTGACTGGAGGATGGTGAGGGACGtcaagagaagacagatggcCTTCGACTACGCTGATGAGAGGCTCCGGATCAATGCGCTGAGGAAGAACACCATCCTGCCTAAAGAGCTTCAG GAGCTGGCAGATAAAGAAATTGCAGCGTTACCCAGGGACAGCTGCCCTGTGAGGATACGCAACAGGTGTGTGTTGACCTCCAGGCCTCGTGGAGTGAAGCGCAGGTGGAGACTGAGTCGGATTGTCTTCCGTCACCTAGCTGACCACAACCAGATGTCTGGTATACTCAGGGCGAGGTGGTGA
- the mrps14 gene encoding 28S ribosomal protein S14, mitochondrial isoform X1, whose amino-acid sequence MWTMVVPNTWDRHFPALLSLRHCSQLELELELPDQVDRGRCFQCCLVLFRWNTLFNMAAHRIACLGFNALYSSVCAPQQALRSCWGAVEQVRSYYVDWRMVRDVKRRQMAFDYADERLRINALRKNTILPKELQELADKEIAALPRDSCPVRIRNRCVLTSRPRGVKRRWRLSRIVFRHLADHNQMSGILRARW is encoded by the exons atgtgGACAATGGTGGTCCCAAACACCTGGGATAGACATTTTCCTGCTCTGTTGTCTCTCCGCCATTGCTCGCAGTTGGAGCTTGAGCTTGAACTAcctgaccag GTCGACAGGGGGCGATGTTTCCAGTGTTGTCTCGTCCTCTTTCGGTGGAACACATTATTCAACATGGCGGCCCACAGGATTGCATGTCTAGGGTTTAATGCCCTTTACTCCTCTGTCTGCGCCCCACAGCAG GCCCTGAGGAGCTGCTGGGGTGCggtggagcaggtgaggagTTACTACGTTGACTGGAGGATGGTGAGGGACGtcaagagaagacagatggcCTTCGACTACGCTGATGAGAGGCTCCGGATCAATGCGCTGAGGAAGAACACCATCCTGCCTAAAGAGCTTCAG GAGCTGGCAGATAAAGAAATTGCAGCGTTACCCAGGGACAGCTGCCCTGTGAGGATACGCAACAGGTGTGTGTTGACCTCCAGGCCTCGTGGAGTGAAGCGCAGGTGGAGACTGAGTCGGATTGTCTTCCGTCACCTAGCTGACCACAACCAGATGTCTGGTATACTCAGGGCGAGGTGGTGA